A stretch of DNA from Elusimicrobiota bacterium:
TCCCATCAATAAATTCTACCATCGAATGCACAATGGATTGCGGGTGAACTACAATACCCAGTTTTTCTAGTGGCATATCAAATAAATACCGTGCTTCAATAATTTCAAATCCTTTATTCATCAATGTTGCGGAATCAACTGTAATCTTCCGGCCCATCTTCCATGAAGGATGTTTTAACGTATCTTCTACGGTAACTTTTTGTAAATCCTTTTTTGAATACTTATAAAACGGCCCGCCGGATGCGGTAAGTACTATTTTCCTTATATTTTCCCGAGGTGTACCGTCTATACACTGAAATATAGCAGAATGCTCGCTATCCACCGGTAATAACCGTGTACCCATTTTTTTTACAAGCGACATAACAATTTCACCGGCGGTAACAATTGGTTCCTTATTTGCAAGCGCAACAGTTTTCCCGGCCTTAAGAGCTGCAACCAACGGGCGTAACCCCACAGCACCAACCACTGAGATCAATACAAAATTTGCCTCGTTTAGCGTAGCAACCTGTTCCAACGCGTCATTCCCTGTCAGCACACGCGTATGTAACCCAGCCTTCCTCACTTTTTCTTCCAATACCTTTGCCAATTGAGGATTTGTCACACCTGCATATTCCGGGTGGTAAGTTTTTACTTGCTGCTCCAGCAATGCAATATTACGTTGTGCGGTAAGCGCAATAATTTTATACTTATCTTTTGGCAGCGTGGATATTACATTCAACGCATTCACGCCGATTGAACCTGTTGAACCAAGGATAACAATTTTTTTGGTTGACATAATAAAATTACTACCGTTGCCTCACAAAAACAGTTTGAGGTAGTAATACAGCAACGGCCCGGCAAACATCAAACTGTCAAACCGGTCAAGCATACCCCCGTGCCCGGGCAGTAACGCACTTGAATCCTTAACCCCAACCTGGCGTTTAAAAAATGATTCAGTTAAATCACCGAAGAAGCCCGCAACCGATATTATCAACGCAATACTTATGATATTTACAATAGACAATCCGCGGATAATAAAAATATTGAATAACCACACAACTATGATACTAGCAAGCACACCTGCAATCCCGCCCTCCAATGTTTTATGCGGGCTTACTCTCGGGAACGCATATATTTTCCCAAAGGTAACCCCCGCGGCATACGCAGCAGTATCACCTATCCAGATTGTCAGGAATAACATGAACGTATACTGCTGTCCTAATGGGCGTAACTCGCGTAGCATTACAAGATGGCTTAACAACCATACCACGTAGATAACACCCCAGAAGGTTATCATTATGTCAATATACGTAGTTTCCTTAGGTTGACGGAAAAGTTTCCAGATGAGATATACCGCGACACCCAGAAAAAAGATTAGCATCACAGCGTCAATCGGTAACGGATCGTTTAGTATACGCCCCGCAGCGGCAGTAAACTTACCTGAAACTACCGCCTTTTCATAAACCTTGCCAATAACCGCGCTTTCAGTATAAATTAGTACGTACATCACACTACCGAAAATCAGGCCAAACACTTTTCCCGGGGAAAATCCCACATCCTGCCATAACGCATAAAATTCCCATAAACAAAGTAGGGTAACGGTATAAATCGCAAACGCAAATGGTAAATTCCCAAGCCAGATTACCAATAGTACTATAGGTATACCTATCAAACCTGTAAGAAAACGTGGTAGTAACATTGATTTCCCTTTTATTATTTATTACTCGCCATAACGGCGTCCACGTTTTTGAAACTCCGCGAGTGCCGTCAATAGATCTTTCCTTTTGAATTCCGGCCAAAGTACCGGTGTAAAATATAGTTCCGTATAAGCCAGCTGCCACAACATAAAATTTGATACACGCAGCTCGTTACTTGTCCGTATTAAAAGATCAGGGTCCGGTAATCCGGCAGTGTAAAGATGTGAGGAAATCATTTTTTCATCAACAACTTTAGTGCCGGTATCAATTATTTTTTGTAACGCCTGTACAATTTCCTGCCGGCTGCCGTAGTTCAGCGCTAAGTTAAATATCAACCCTGTATTTTCCCCGGTTTCACGAATGGTATTCTCAATTTCCTGTTTTGTACTTCCAGGTATCCTGGATATATCTCCGCTTACCCTGAGAACAATATTGTTTTTTACCAACCTTACGCGTTCTTTTTTCAGGTACTCGCACAACAGCGACATCAGTGTATCAACTTCCACTTTTTTCCGGGTCCAGTTTTCCGTTGAAAACGCGTAGAGAGTTAATACCTTAATCCCGATTTCCGCACAGCACTCTACAATATCCCTTACTGATTCAGCTCCGGCATAATGCCCTTTATGCTCAAGTTTACCGTTCTTACGCGCCCACCGGCGGTTACCGTCCATTATTATTGCGATATGTGCCGGTAGTTTGGTAAAATCTACGTCCGGCATTGTGTTAGACTTCAAGAATTTCTTTTTCTTTCCCAGTAAGAATATCGTCAATTTGTTTTATATAACCATCTGCAATTTTTTGGAGGTCTTTCTCGGAATTAAACTTATCATCCTCGGTTATCTCACCTGCTTTTTGTGTTTTTCTTAATAATTCTAAAGCATCCCTGCGTTCATTCCTAACACCGATACGGTATTCTTCTGACATTTTACGCACAACTTTTACAAGATCCTGCCGACGTTCCTGTGTTAACTGCGGGAGAACCAGGCGGATAACCTTACCGTCATTCTGCGGGTTAATTCCGATATTTGCTTTGATAATAGCTTTCTCAGCTGCAGGGAATACGCCTTTATCCCAAGGACGGATCTCAATAGTTTTTGCATCAGGGATATTTATAGCCGCAATTTGGTTTAACGGCGTCAATGCACCGTAGTACTCAACTTTGATGCCGTCCACCAAAAACATAGACGCGCGGCCGGTACGTACCGACGCAAAGTCGTTCCTTACTTTATCAATAGTTTTCTTCATCCTCTCCTCAGCTTCGACAAGGATTGTTTTAGCGTTCATACTTGTCCTCCACCTCCGATACTAAAGTTCCTTCTTTCATATTACCCGCCACAATATTCCTGACATTGTTCTTTTTAAATAGGTTAAACACAACAATTGGCAAGTTATTCTCTAAACATAACGATAATGCCGCAGCGTCCATAACGCCTAACCTCTTATTCAATGCTGTGGTATAAGACAACTCCTTAAACTTTCTTGCAGTTGCAACTTTTTTTGGGTCAGCAGAATATACGCCATCAACTTTTGTGGCTTTCAGCAAAACATCAGCACTGATTTCAATCGCACGTAAGGCTGCAGCGGTATCTGTAGTAAAATACGGATTACCTGTCCCCGCAGCGAAGATCACGATTCTTCCTTTTTCAAGATGCCGTATTGCACGGCGGCGGATGAAAGGTTCCGCAAGTTTTGCCATCTCAATCGCGGTTTGTACACGAGTGGGTATATTCATTTTCTCTAACGCATCCTGTAACGCCAGTGAGTTTAATACAGTGGCAAGCATGCCCATATAGTCAGCGGTAACATGATCAATCCTGTATCTACTGTTCTCTGAAGTATCGCGTCCACGCCAAATATTTCCACCGCCGATAACGATACCGATATCCACCCCGAGGTTGCGTGTCCGTACAATTTCTTCCGCAACATTACACACAGCAACAGGGTCA
This window harbors:
- a CDS encoding 1-deoxy-D-xylulose-5-phosphate reductoisomerase, which gives rise to MSTKKIVILGSTGSIGVNALNVISTLPKDKYKIIALTAQRNIALLEQQVKTYHPEYAGVTNPQLAKVLEEKVRKAGLHTRVLTGNDALEQVATLNEANFVLISVVGAVGLRPLVAALKAGKTVALANKEPIVTAGEIVMSLVKKMGTRLLPVDSEHSAIFQCIDGTPRENIRKIVLTASGGPFYKYSKKDLQKVTVEDTLKHPSWKMGRKITVDSATLMNKGFEIIEARYLFDMPLEKLGIVVHPQSIVHSMVEFIDGNTAGIFSVPDMRLPIQYALTYPARVDTGLPAIDWSKPKAFEFYPIDSNRFPCLALALEALKAGGTMPTVLNAANEVAVEAFLKHVINFQEISKIISIVLEKHKPVRKPDLETIEFYDKHTRTETERVISKC
- a CDS encoding phosphatidate cytidylyltransferase is translated as MLLPRFLTGLIGIPIVLLVIWLGNLPFAFAIYTVTLLCLWEFYALWQDVGFSPGKVFGLIFGSVMYVLIYTESAVIGKVYEKAVVSGKFTAAAGRILNDPLPIDAVMLIFFLGVAVYLIWKLFRQPKETTYIDIMITFWGVIYVVWLLSHLVMLRELRPLGQQYTFMLFLTIWIGDTAAYAAGVTFGKIYAFPRVSPHKTLEGGIAGVLASIIVVWLFNIFIIRGLSIVNIISIALIISVAGFFGDLTESFFKRQVGVKDSSALLPGHGGMLDRFDSLMFAGPLLYYYLKLFL
- a CDS encoding isoprenyl transferase; this translates as MPDVDFTKLPAHIAIIMDGNRRWARKNGKLEHKGHYAGAESVRDIVECCAEIGIKVLTLYAFSTENWTRKKVEVDTLMSLLCEYLKKERVRLVKNNIVLRVSGDISRIPGSTKQEIENTIRETGENTGLIFNLALNYGSRQEIVQALQKIIDTGTKVVDEKMISSHLYTAGLPDPDLLIRTSNELRVSNFMLWQLAYTELYFTPVLWPEFKRKDLLTALAEFQKRGRRYGE
- the frr gene encoding ribosome recycling factor, with amino-acid sequence MNAKTILVEAEERMKKTIDKVRNDFASVRTGRASMFLVDGIKVEYYGALTPLNQIAAINIPDAKTIEIRPWDKGVFPAAEKAIIKANIGINPQNDGKVIRLVLPQLTQERRQDLVKVVRKMSEEYRIGVRNERRDALELLRKTQKAGEITEDDKFNSEKDLQKIADGYIKQIDDILTGKEKEILEV
- the pyrH gene encoding UMP kinase: MPKPKYKRILLKLSGESLLGEQKYGIDPVAVCNVAEEIVRTRNLGVDIGIVIGGGNIWRGRDTSENSRYRIDHVTADYMGMLATVLNSLALQDALEKMNIPTRVQTAIEMAKLAEPFIRRRAIRHLEKGRIVIFAAGTGNPYFTTDTAAALRAIEISADVLLKATKVDGVYSADPKKVATARKFKELSYTTALNKRLGVMDAAALSLCLENNLPIVVFNLFKKNNVRNIVAGNMKEGTLVSEVEDKYER